In Mangifera indica cultivar Alphonso chromosome 1, CATAS_Mindica_2.1, whole genome shotgun sequence, a single genomic region encodes these proteins:
- the LOC123208918 gene encoding protein LURP-one-related 10-like codes for MAHSSSTNPPVTNPVSIISPYFCAHNYPIDLAIIRKVMTITDGNFVVQDINGNIHFKVKGSPLLSIHDRRLLSDATGNPIVTLRRKAMSAHDRWQVFRGDSTETSDLIFSAKRSSVFQLKTKLDVFLANNTKENVCDFKVKGSWLERSCVVYAGETSTVVAQMHKKYTAQSILIGKDHFMVTVYPNIDYAFIISLIVILEAIDSDSGSAAATGAIVGAAAAGGSC; via the exons ATGGCACATTCCAGCAGTACTAATCCGCCTGTAACTAATCCCGTTTCGATTATAAGCCCCTATTTTTGCGCTCATAATTATCCCATCGATCTCGCAATAATCAGAAAAGTTATGACGATAACCGATGGCAACTTTGTTGTGCAAGACATCAATGGCAACATCCATTTTAAAGTCAAAGGAAGTCCCTTGTTGAGCATCCATGATCGCCGTCTTTTAAGCGACGCCACTGGAAATCCCATTGTCACTTTACGACGCAAG GCCATGTCAGCCCACGACAGATGGCAAGTTTTCAGAGGAGACAGTACAGAGACGAGTGATCTAATCTTTAGTGCTAAGAGATCATCAGTGTTCCAGTTAAAGACCAAGTTAGATGTGTTCTTAGCAAACAACACAAAGGAGAACGTTTGTGATTTTAAGGTGAAAGGAAGTTGGCTGGAACGATCTTGCGTTGTTTATGCTGGAGAAACCTCCACAGTTGTTGCCCAGATGCATAAAAAGTACACGGCTCAAAGTATCTTAATTGGAAAGGATCATTTCATGGTGACTGTTTACCCCAACATTGATTATGCATTTATCATTTCCCTTATCGTGATTCTTGAAGCAATAGATTCCGATAGTGGATCCGCTGCTGCAACCGGAGCAATCGTTGGTGCAGCAGCAGCTGGTGGCAGTTGTTGA
- the LOC123210211 gene encoding pentatricopeptide repeat-containing protein At2g38420, mitochondrial, giving the protein MARSSALNRANPYLRKYRKWPLSPYKAKWHQTFNQQQAMQNLKQSLTMPPPLQQKPNEPHILSSLIHSFNIYNCEPTPEAYHFIIKTLAETSQFCQLLSVLDHLERNEKFETPEHILADLIKLYADANKIHDSIDLFNRISKFRCVPSVYSLNTLLSVLCRNKEWIKMVPQIFLKSQRMNIRIEESCFRVLIRALCRINRVGYAVEMLNGMMNDGLSVNSRTFSLILASVCEEKYLSSVQVLRFLEEIRKLGFCPGMVDYTNVIRCLVKKEKYLEALNVLNKMKLDGIKPDIVCYGMVMSGFVADEDFEKAEKLFDELLVLGLVPDVYTYNAYINCLCKKNNVEAGIKMVACMEELGCKPNVSTYNTLLQELCKVGEIERSKELVREMGFKGIAINLQTYSIMIDGFVSRGEVIEACDLLEEVLDKNFCPPSLMFEEAICGLWHRGFVARALELLKKMGGKNVSPGARVWKALLLSSGFELDFSNTSLIGLVD; this is encoded by the coding sequence ATGGCGAGGTCCTCTGCCCTAAACCGCGCCAATCCTTACCTTAGAAAATACAGAAAGTGGCCATTATCACCCTACAAAGCCAAATGGCACCAAACTTTCAATCAACAGCAAGCCATGCAAAACCTTAAGCAATCTTTAACAATGCCACCACCATTACAGCAAAAACCAAACGAACCCCATATCCTCTCTTCTCTTATACACTCCTTTAACATCTATAATTGTGAGCCAACTCCAGAAGCCTACCACTTTATCATCAAAACCCTAGCAGAAACGTCACAGTTTTGTCAGCTTCTCTCTGTTCTTGATCACCTTGAACGGAATGAAAAATTCGAGACACCTGAGCATATTCTCGCTGATCTTATTAAACTTTATGCGGATGCTAATAAAATTCACGATTCTATTGATCTATTTAACAGGATTTCCAAGTTCAGGTGTGTCCCTTCTGTATACTCACTCAATACTCTGCTATCTGTTCTTTGTAGAAATAAAGAATGGATTAAAATGGTGCCTCAAATTTTTCTGAAGAGTCAGCGTATGAACATTAGAATCGAAGAATCTTGTTTTCGGGTATTGATTCGTGCTCTTTGTAGAATAAATAGAGTTGGTTATGCCGTTGAGATGTTGAATGGTATGATGAACGATGGGCTCAGTGTTAATTCAAGAACTTTCTCTTTAATATTGGCATCAGtttgtgaagaaaaatatttatcaagtgTCCAAGTTTTACGCTTTCTAGAAGAAATTAGAAAGTTAGGGTTTTGTCCTGGTATGGTTGATTATACTAATGTGATTAGGTGTTTggtgaagaaagaaaagtaTTTAGAGGCTTTGAATGTTTTGAATAAGATGAAGTTAGATGGTATTAAGCCTGATATCGTTTGTTATGGTATGGTTATGAGTGGGTTTGTTGCAGATGAAGATTTTGAGAAAGCAGAGAAGCTGTTTGATGAATTGCTCGTGTTGGGTTTGGTTCCTGATGTTTATACCTACAATGCGTACATAAATTGTctatgtaagaaaaataatgttGAAGCTGGAATTAAGATGGTTGCTTGTATGGAGGAGTTGGGGTGCAAGCCTAATGTGAGTACTTATAATACATTGCTGCAGGAGTTGTGTAAGGTCGGGGAGATCGAGAGGTCAAAGGAGCTTGTGAGGGAGATGGGATTCAAAGGCATTGCGATAAATTTGCAGACATATAGTATTATGATTGATGGTTTTGTCAGTAGAGGTGAAGTTATCGAAGCTTGTGATCTGTTGGAGGAAGTATTGGATAAGAATTTTTGCCCGCCAAGCTTAATGTTTGAGGAGGCAATTTGTGGGTTGTGGCATAGAGGTTTTGTTGCTAGAGCTCTTGAATTGCTTAAAAAAATGGGCGGCAAGAATGTGTCTCCAGGGGCTAGAGTTTGGAAAGCTCTTCTTCTTAGCTCTGGGTTCGAACTTGATTTTTCAAATACCTCTCTGATTGGTTTGGTGGATTAA
- the LOC123208926 gene encoding protein LURP-one-related 10-like, which produces MPHFLISMAQPSSDSGKTLPPNEDSISVPIIGPQFCASYHVDLVIMRNALSLKDGSFVVTDACGNILFSVKGKLMSLHHNRILLDGDDNPLVIIRRKIISLHKKWYAFRGEKPDFKNHLFTVGKSSVVQLMKTFDVYLASNTKEDVCDFRVKGNWLERACVVYAGESSTIVAQMHKKLSVDEKDRFMVTVYPNIDHAFIVTLIVILDAIYDDDDQ; this is translated from the exons ATGCCCCACTTTCTGATCTCTATGGCACAGCCAAGCTCAGACTCAGGAAAAACTCTACCACCAAATGAAGATTCAATTTCAGTTCCGATTATCGGCCCTCAGTTTTGTGCTTCTTATCATGTGGATCTTGTAATTATGAGAAACGCTTTGAGCCTTAAAGATGGCAGTTTTGTTGTCACTGACGCCTGTGGTAATATCTTGTTCTCAGTGAAGGGAAAACTTATGAGCCTTCATCACAATCGGATCTTGCTCGATGGTGATGACAATCCTCTTGTCATTATAAGACGAAAA ataatttctttacacaaaaAATGGTATGCTTTTAGGGGAGAGAAACCAGATTTTAAAAACCACCTCTTCACCGTCGGCAAATCTTCAGTGGTGCAGCTGATGAAAACCTTTGATGTGTATTTGGCCAGTAACACAAAAGAGGATGTTTGTGATTTTAGAGTCAAAGGCAACTGGCTGGAACGAGCTTGTGTTGTCTATGCTGGAGAGTCTTCCACCATTGTAGCCCAA ATGCACAAAAAGCTTTCTGTGGATGAAAAGGACAGGTTCATGGTGACAGTTTATCCTAACATAGATCATGCATTTATAGTAACCCTTATAGTTATCCTCGATGCCATTTACGACGATGATGATCAGTGA
- the LOC123212482 gene encoding protein LURP-one-related 10-like: MAHPSSHLHPTAPAPNAYSSPVSIIGPQFCAPYPVDLAIIRKVLTLSDGNFAVTDVNGNILLKVKGKLLSLHDNRVLLDGAGNPLVTIRRKILSLHEKWHVFRGESTDFKDLLFTVGRSTVIQLKTTLNVYLASNAKEDVCDFKVKGSWLERACVVYAGESSTIVAQMHKKLSMGSVLVGKDKFMVTVYPNIDYAFIVALIVVLDAINDDDEE, encoded by the exons ATGGCACACCCGAGTTCACACTTGCATCCAACTGCACCAGCACCAAATGCATACTCCAGCCCTGTTTCGATCATCGGGCCTCAGTTCTGTGCTCCTTATCCTGTGGACCTTGCAATTATTCGGAAAGTTTTAACCCTCAGTGATGGCAATTTTGCTGTCACTGACGTCAATGGCAATATCTTGCTCAAAGTGAAAGGCAAACTTCTAAGCCTTCATGACAATCGGGTCTTGCTGGATGGTGCTGGAAATCCCCTTGTCACAATAAGGCGAAAA ATCCTTTCTTTACATGAAAAATGGCATGTTTTCAGGGGAGAGAGCACAGATTTCAAAGATCTTCTTTTTACTGTGGGGCGATCTACAGTGATTCAACTTAAGACAACCCTGAATGTGTACTTGGCAAGCAACGCGAAAGAGGATGTCTGTGATTTTAAGGTGAAAGGCAGCTGGCTGGAACGAGCTTGTGTTGTTTATGCTGGAGAGTCTTCCACCATTGTTGCTCAA ATGCACAAAAAGCTCTCCATGGGAAGCGTCTTGGTAGGGAAGGACAAGTTCATGGTGACAGTTTATCCTAACATTGATTATGCTTTCATAGTAGCCCTTATTGTTGTTCTTGATGCAATTAACGATGATGATGAGGAGTGA